The following is a genomic window from Chloroflexota bacterium.
GTTGAAGGAGCCCCAGCCCGCCATCAGCAGGCCCGCCGTGGAAAGGCCGGAGACGGCGAGGATGTAGAAGATGCCGAACTCCATGTTGCTGATGACGATGTCCCTGGTGAAGGGGATCGTCACCCAGGCGATGAAGGCGGGAACGAAGACCACGATGGGCGCGATCCAGAAGCTCAGGCGATCCACGCTCCCGGGGATGAAGTCCTCCTTCGCCAGTAGCTTGAGGGCATCGGCCACCGGCTGAAGGAGGCCGAAGGGGCCGGTGCGCGTGGGGCCCAGGCGCTGCTGGAAGCGCGCGATGATCTTGCGCTCGCCGTAGGTGAGCCCAAGGACGACGATGGTGATGAAGCCGATGAAGATGACGATAGCGAGGATGAGCCAGCCCATGTCCGCCCAGGTCATCGGTCCACCTCGCCGAGGACGATATCGAGCGAGCCGAGGATGACGACGGCATCGGCGATGTAGTGGCCCACGGTCATCTGGCGCAGGGCCATGAGATTCACGAAGGACGGCCCGCGGATCTTCACGCGATAGGGCGACGTCTTGCCATCGCTCACCAGGTAAACGCCGAACTCGCCGCGCGGGTTCTCCGCGCGGAAGTAGGCTTCGCCCACCGGCGGCTTCACGAAGCCAAACTTGGCCACCGGCGCTTGGATGGGCCCCTTGGGCATCAGCTTCAGCGCCTGCTCGATGATGGCGATAGACTGGCGGACCTCCTCCAGCCGCACCCAGTAGCGGTCCCAGCAATCGCCCTTCTTTCCCAGGGGGATATCCCAATCGAAACGGTTGTAGGTCAGGTACGGCTCGATGAGCCGCACGTCCTGGGCCACGCCGCAGGCGCGGAGGCAGGGGCCGCTCATGCCGTAGTCAACGGCATCGGCGGCGCTGATCGCGCCGACGCCGCGCGTGCGCTCCAGGAATATCTCATTCTTCGTCAGAAGCCTATCGCACTCCTCCACCGAGCGCTTTAGTTGGGAAAGCAGCTTGCCGGCCGCCGCTTCGAATCCGTCGGGCGTGTCTTGGAAGACGCCGCCGACACGGAAATAGGAGTGCATCATGCGCGCGCCGGTGACCGATTCGAAGAGCTGCTGGATCGTCTCGCGCTCGCGGAAGCCGTACATGAACGAAGTGCCGAAGACGCCGACATCCGCTCCATAGGCGCCGTAGAACATCATGTGGCTGGAGATGCGGTTCAGCTCGCAGAGGATCACGCGGATGAACTGCGCCCGCTCCGGCGCTTCGATG
Proteins encoded in this region:
- a CDS encoding NADH-quinone oxidoreductase subunit D → MPVEHDLRTVDMLLNMGPQHPSTHGVFRMVLRIDGERVTDVEPHIGYLHRGSEKLCERENYRQIVTLFDRLDYLSNFNNELGFVMAAEKLMGIEAPERAQFIRVILCELNRISSHMMFYGAYGADVGVFGTSFMYGFRERETIQQLFESVTGARMMHSYFRVGGVFQDTPDGFEAAAGKLLSQLKRSVEECDRLLTKNEIFLERTRGVGAISAADAVDYGMSGPCLRACGVAQDVRLIEPYLTYNRFDWDIPLGKKGDCWDRYWVRLEEVRQSIAIIEQALKLMPKGPIQAPVAKFGFVKPPVGEAYFRAENPRGEFGVYLVSDGKTSPYRVKIRGPSFVNLMALRQMTVGHYIADAVVILGSLDIVLGEVDR